In Xanthomonas campestris pv. phormiicola, the DNA window GATGATGGGCGGCGCGCTGTCCGGCGGCGACCGCATCGAGATCCGCGGTTTCGGCAGTTTTTCCCTGCATTACCGGCCGCCGCGCCTGGGACGCAATCCCAAGACCGGCGAATCCGTCGCACTTCCCGGCAAGCACGTGCCGCATTTCAAGCCAGGCAAGGAATTGCGCGAACGCGTCAGCGGCGTCGTTCCGGTCGAGTCCGACACGCCCTGACAGGCCCCGAACCCGCGCCGTCGAGTCCGGAGACCTTTCCGGAACCCAGGCCTGTTCGGCTAATCTAGTGTCTCCCGACGCTGGAGAGCTTCATGAGAATTGCCCGTCTGCTGATATTGCTGGTGTTCCTGCTGGCCGGTCTGGTCATCGGATCGCTGAATTCGCAGCAGATCGTCATCAATTTCGGTTTCGCCGGCATCACCACCACCTCCGGCATCGCCATCATCGTCTCGCTGTTCGCCGGCGTGGTGATCGGCGCGGCACTGGTGTTGGCCACGCTGGTGATCCCGCTGTATGCAAAGCTGCGCCGCGCCAACAAGGCCGCGACCGCCGCTGCCGCGCCGGTCGTCGCACCGGTACCGACCTATACCCCGCCTGTGGACGGACGCTGATCTTCGATGGACTTCCTGACCGAGTGGTTCTGGTTCTTCCTGTTCCTGCCGCTGGCGGCGCTGAGCGGATGGGTGATCGGCCGCCGCGGTGGCCAGCGCCATGGCGACACGCAGGTCAGCCGGCTTTCCAGCACGTATTTCCGCGGCCTGAACTACCTGCTCAACGAAGAGCCGGACAAGGCGATCGAGCTGTTCCTGCATATCGCCGAGCTGGACAAGGAGACCTTCGAGACCCAGGTCGCGCTCGGCCACCTGTTCCGCCGGCGCGGTGAAGTCGACCGCGCCATCCGCTTGCACCAGGGCCTGGTGCAGCGTGCCGATCTCAGCGATCCGCAGCGCGTCCAGGCCTTGCTGGCGCTGGGCGAGGACTACATGAAATCCGGCCTGCTGGACCGGGCCGAGACCGTGTTCACCGAGTTGGCGCAGATCGACCAGCGCGCGCCGCAGGCGCTCAAGCACCTGATCGGCATCTACCAGGCCGAGCGCGACTGGGAAAAGGCGATCGACAACGCCACCCGTTACGAAGACGTGACCGGCGAGCCGATGGGCAAGCTGATCGCGCAGTTCGAATGCGAGCTGGCCGACCGTTACCGCGCATCCGGCAAGTCCGAGCTGGCGCGGGCGGCGATCGCGCGCGCCTACCAGGCCGACGCCACCTCGGTGCGCGCCGGCATTCTGGAAGGGCGCATCGACGTGGACGACGGCAACGACGAGGCCGCGATCCGCGCCTTCGAACGTGCCGCGCGGCACGATCCGGACTACCTGCCGGAGATCATGCCGGCGCTGATGGACTGCTATCGCCGCCGCGGCAACGATCTCAGCGGCGCGCGCGCCTTCCTGTCGGAAATGACCGAGCACTACCGCGGCATCGCGCCGGTGCTGGCGCTGACCCGGCTGATGGAATCGCAGGAAGGCGTGTCCGCGGCGCGCGCCTACCTCGGGCGGCAGCTGAAGGATCGGCCGTCGGTGCGCGGCGAGTCGGCATTGATCGACCTGACCCTGGCCGAGGGCGCCGATTCCACCGCTACCCTGCAGGACCTGAAGCACATCACCGACCAGTTGCTGGTGCGCAATCCCAGCTACCGCTGCACGCGCTGCGGCTTCGGCGCGCGCACCCATCACTGGCAGTGCCCGAGCTGCAAGGAGTGGGGCACGGTCAAGCCCTTGCTCAACTACGCGGTGGTGTAGATGCAGTTGGCAGGGTGGGTGCTGCTCGCCGCGCTGGCAGCATTCAGCGCGCTCGGGACCTGGCTGTCGCGCCGCTATGCCCTCAAGCACAAGCTGATGGACGCGCCCGGCGAGCGTCGCAGCCATACGGTGGCGACGCCGCGCGGCGGCGGTGTGGCGATCGTGGCCGCGGTGCTGGCGGCGTGCGCGTATGCGGTGGCGCTGTGGCCGCAACAGGGGATGGCGATCGCGGCGTTCGCTGGCGGACTGGTGCTGGTCGCCGGCGTCGGCTGGTGGGACGACCACCGGCCGCTGTCGGCCGCGCTGCGGCTGCTGGTGCATGCGCTGGCCGCCACCTTGCTGGCCGCGCTTGTCTACCGATTGCACCAGAATCCCTGGCTGACCGCGCTGACCTGGCTGGCGACGATCTCGCTGATCAACATCTGGAACTTCATGGACGGCATCAATGGCCTGGCCACCAGCCAGGCGATGCTGGTGGCATTGGGTTTCGCCGTCTTGCTGCCCGCGCCGCTGCGCTGGCCTTGCTGGGTGCTGATCGTGGCCTGTGCGGGTTTCCTGCCCTTCAACTATCCGCGGGCACGCATCTTCCTCGGCGACGTCGGCAGTGGGGCGCTGGGGTATCTGGTCGCCGCGCTGTTCGCGTTGTGCAATGTCGCGACCGAGCTCACACCATGGTTGCTGTTGATACCACTGTCGGCATTCGCCATCGACGCAGGCTTCACGCTGCTGTCGCGCATGCTCGCGGGCGAACGCTGGTGGCAACCGCATGCGCAACATTTTTACCAGCGTTGGGTACATACGGGCAGGAGCCACGCGCTTGTGACCTTCGCCTATGCCCTGTTCAGCATTGTCGCGATTACAATCGCCTGGTTCGGTGAAACGCTGCGCACCGAGGGGCAGGTTGGGTTGGCGCTTGCCTGGTCCCTATCGGCGAGCGCGCTTTGGCTGACTTTGCGCAAGGGATTGCGCTGAACTCTCATGGATAACTGATGCTTTCGATCCGCGACCGATTTACCGAGCTGTTCCCCAAGGCCTCCGTGGTCGTCCACGATCTGGCGATCGTGTGGATCTGCTGGCAGCTGCTGCATGCGGCGCGCTACACGATGCTGCCCGGCGAGCACCCCTTGCCGTTGTGGAACCTCAACACCGCCATCGTGCTGGCGGCGCAGGGCCTGGTGTTCTGGAAAGTCGGCCTGTATCGCGGGCTGTGGCGCTTCGCCAGCGTTCCGGATCTGCTGAACATCTTCAAGGCCAGTTTCTACGGGCTGGTCGCGATCGTGCTGGGGCTGGCCTACAGCCGCTTCGATTCCATTCCGCTGTCGGTGCTGATGGTGTATCCGTTCGCGCTGTCGGCGCTGCTCGGTGCGCCGCGGCTGCTGTACCGGGCGTGGAAGGACTACCAGATCGCGCATTCGGACGAGACCGCGCGGCGCGTGCTGATCGTCGGCGCCGGCCGTGCGGCCGAGGCGCTGGTGCGCGATCTGCGCCGCTCCGGCGCCTATCATCCGGTCGGCTTCGTCGACGATGCCGGCCATCTGCATGGCGCCAAGCTGCAGGGCCTGCCGATCCTGGGCCGGATCGACGAAGCCGGCGCGATCGCCAAGGAAACCGCGGCCAAGCTGCTGGTCATCGCCATCCCGTCGCTGGACGCGGCGGGCATGCAGCGGGTGGTGGCGATCTGCGAGAGCACCGGGTTGCCGTTCCGCACCGTGCCGCGCCTGCTCGACGTGCTCGAAGGCCACTTTCTGCCGGGCGAACTGAAGGAGGTCGCGATCGAGGACCTGCTCGGGCGCAAGCCGGTGACGCCGGACTGGAAGCTGATCAAGGGCTGGTTGTCCGGGCGCACGGTGATGGTCACCGGTGCCGGCGGCTCGATCGGTTCGGAACTATGCCGGCAGTGTGCCCGCCACGGCGCGCGCAAGGTGGTACTGCTGGAAATCGACGAGCTGGCGCTGATCACCATCCATGCCGATCTGCACCGCACCTTCCCCGACCTGGAGATCGAGTGCGTGCTCGGCGACTGCGGCGATCCGGCCGTGACCCGCCACGCGATGCGCCTCGCCGAGCCCGATGCGGTGTTCCATGCCGCGGCCTACAAGCAGGTGCCGCTGCTGGAGCGGCAGTTCCGCGAGGCGGTCCGCAACAACGTGCTGGCCACCGAGAACGTGGCCCGCGCCTGCATCGCCGCCAAGGTCTCGACCTTCGTGTTCATCTCCACCGACAAGGCGGTGAATCCGGTCAACGTGCTCGGCGCCTCCAAGCGTTATGCGGAGATGGTATGCCAGTCGCTGGACGACCAGACCGTGGGCACGCGCTTCGTCACCGTGCGCTTTGGCAATGTGCTCGATTCGGCCGGCAGCGTGGTGCCGCTGTTCCGCGAGCAGATCCGCCAGGGCGGCCCGGTCACCGTGACCGATCCGCAGGTGACCCGTTATTTCATGACCATTCCCGAGGCCTGCCAGCTGATCGTGCAGGCCGCCGCGTCGGCCTCGCACGGCGCCATCTACACGCTGGACATGGGCGAGCCGGTGCCGATCCGCCTGCTCGCCGAGCAGATGATCCGCCTGGCCGGCAAGCAGCCCGGTCGCGACATCGCGATCGTCTACACCGGGCTGCGCCCCGGCGAGAAGCTGCACGAGACCTTGTTCTATTCCGACGAGAACTATCGGCCCACCTCGCATCCGAAGATCCTGGAGGCCGGCGCGCGCAGTTTCTCGCGCGAGAACGTGTTGCAGGGTCTGCAGCAGCTGCGCGCGGCGGTGGCCGAATACGACAGCGACGGCATCGAGAAAGTGATGCGCAGCACCATGCCCGAATTCGCGCCGCTGCGACAACAAGCCGGTCAGGATAGCTCCGCTACAATCGTCCCATTCCCCGCACGCGAGGCCAGAAGGCTCTGATGAGCAAGAGAATCCGCAAGGCAGTTTTTCCGGTGGCAGGTCTGGGTACCCGCTTCCTTCCCGCCACCAAGACGGTGCCCAAGGAAATGCTGCCGATCATCGATCGGCCGTTGATCCAGTACGCGGTGGACGAGGCGATCGAGGCCGGTTGCGACACGCTGATCTTCGTCACCAACCGCTACAAGCACGCGGTTGCGGATTACTTCGACAAGGCCTACGAGCTGGAGCAGAAGCTCGAGCGCGCCGGCAAGCTCGAACAGCTGGAGTTGGTGCGCCACGTACTGCCGAACGGCGTGCGCGCGATCTTCGTGACCCAGGCCGAAGCGCTCGGACTCGGCCATGCGGTGCTGTGCGCCAAGCCGATCATCGGCGATGAGCCGTTCGCGGTGCTGCTGCCCGACGACCTGATCTGGAACCGCGGTCCGGGCGCGCTGACGCAGATGGCCGACGTGGCCGAGCGCTCCGGCGCCAGCGTGATCGCCGTGCAGGACGTACCCCACGAGAGCACCGGCAGCTACGGCATCGTCGCCACCGAGGCGTTCGATGGCAGCGAAGGCAAGATCACCGCGATCGTCGAGAAGCCCAAGCCGGCCGATGCGCCGAGCGACCTGGCCGTGGTCGGCCGCTACGTGCTCAGCTCCAAGATCTTCGATCTGCTGGAAAAGACCGTGCCGGGCGCCGGTGGCGAGATCCAGCTGACCGACGCGATTGCCGCGCTGATCGGCAGCGATCCAGTGCATGCGTACCGCTTCGAGGGCACCCGCTTCGACTGCGGTACCCATATCGGCCTGATCGAGGCGACCATCCGCTACGCGCTGGACCACGAGAAGCTGAGCAAGCCGGCGCAGGACATGATGCGTCGCGCCCTGGCCGACGTCGAAGCCGGCGGCAAGTAACGCCGCAACGTTGCCCCCAGCGCCGGGCCCGCCGCGCGGCGGACCAGGTTCCGCAGCGAAAAGCCGATGCAAGAAAAAGGGCAGCCTGGGCTGCCCTTTTTCGTTGCCGAAGCGCGCCGTTCAGAGCGCTTCGATGATCCCGGCCGCGCCCATGCCGGTGCCGATGCACATGGTGACCATGCCGTACTTCTGCTGGCGGCGGCGCAGGCCGTGCACCAGCGTGGCGGTGCGGATCGCACCGGTGGCGCCGAGCGGATGGCCGAGCGCGATCGCGCCGCCGAGCGGGTTGACCTTGGACGGATCCAGGCCGCTGTCGCGGATCACCGCCAGCGACTGCGCGGCGAAGGCTTCGTTGAGCTCGATCCAGTCGATCTGGTCCTTGCTCAGCCCGGCCTGCTTGAGCGCCTTGGGAATGGCCGCGATCGGGCCGATGCCCATCACTTCCGGACGCACGCCGGCGACCGAGAAGCTGACGAAGCGGGCGAGGGGAGTCAGGCCGTAGTCCTTGATCGCCTGCTCGGAGGCCAGCAGCACCGCGCCGGCGCCGTCGCTCATCTGCGAGGAGTTGCCGGCGGTGACGCTGCCACCGAACTGGCCGTTGCGGAACACCGGGCGCAGCTTGGCCAGGCCTTCGATCGAGCTGTCCGGGCGCGGGCCTTCGTCGGTATCGACCAGGCGCTTGCGCAGCGCGATGACGTTGCCGGCCAGGTCGGGCTGGTGCGACAGGATCTCGTACGGGGTGATCTCGTCGCGGAATTCGCCGGCGGCGATCGCGGCGATGGCCTTCTGGTGCGAGGCCAGCGCGAACGCATCCTGGTCCTCGCGCGACACCTTCCACTCCTCGGCCACCTTCTCGGCGGTGATGCCCATGCCGTAGGCGATGGCGACGTGGTCGTCGGCGAACACGCTCGGCGACAGCGCGACCTTGTTGCCCATCATCGGCACCATCGACATCGACTCGGTGCCGCCGGCCAGCATCAGGTCGGCGTTGCCCAGGCGGATCTGGTCCGCGGCCAGCGCCACCGCCTGGATGCCGGAGGAGCAGAAGCGGTTGATGGTCTGCCCGGCCACCGAATTGGGCAGCCCGGCCAGCAGCACGCCGATGCGCGCCACGTTCATGCCTTGCTCGCCCTCGGGCATCGCGCAGCCGATGATCGCATCGTCGATGCGCGAGGGGTCGATGCCCGGCGCCTGCGAGACCACCGCGCGCAGCACGTGCGCCAGCATGTCGTCCGGACGGGTATTGCGGAACACGCCCTTGGGCGCCTTGCCGACCGGGGTACGGGTGGCGGCGACGATGTAGGCTTCCTGGATCTGTTTGCTCATTTGGCTTTCTCCGAAAGCCGGGAATGGGGAATGGGGAGTCGGGAATCGTGAAAGCGGATTCGCGCGATCTGCGGCATTCCTATTTCCGGCGGAAAATTAGGGGGAGAAGGAGGAGCCGGGAATGCCTTTCCATTCCCGATTCCCCAATCCCGAATCTCAGTTCCTAAGCGGCTTACCCGTCTTGAGCATGTGACCGATCCGTGCCTGGGTCTTTTCCTGCTGGGCCAGTTCGACGAAGTGCTTGCGCTCGAGCTTGAGCAGCCATTCCTCGTCCACCAGCGCGCCGCGGTCGATTTCGCCGCCACACAGCACGGTGGCGATGCGGGTGGCGATCTCGTAGTCGTATTCGCTGATTAAGCGGCCTTCCAGCATGTTCACCAGCAGCATCTTGAAGGTGGCGATGCCGACGTCGCCGGCGACCTGGATGCGGCGTGCCGGCAGCGGCGGGCGGTAGCCGCCCTCGGCCAGCGCGCGCGCCTCGGCCTTGGCGATGTACAGCGCCTCGTAGCTGTTGAACACGACCTTGTCGGTGCCGCGCAGCAGGCCCAGTTCCTTGGCGTTGACCGCCGAGGTGGAGACCTTGGCCATCGCCACGGTCTCGAAGGTCTTCTTCAGCTCGGCGAACACGTCGCCGCCCGGACCGGCCGCCTGCGAAGCGCGCACCGCGATCTCCTTCAGGCCGCCGCCGGCCGGCAGCAGGCCGACGCCGGCCTCGACCAGGCCGATGTAGCTCTCCAGCGCGGCCACGGTCTTGGCGCTGTGCATCTGGAATTCGCAGCCGCCGCCCAGGGCCAGGCCGCGCACCGCCGCGACCACCGGCACCAGCGAATACTTGATGCGCTGGCTGGTGGCCTGGAAGTTGGCGACCATCGCCTCGAACGCAGCGACCTTGCCGGCCTGCAGCAGGCCCAGCGCGCCGGCCAGGTCGGCACCGGCGGAGAAGGGTTCCTTGTGCTGCCAGATCACCAGGCCCTTGAAGTCCTTCTCGGCGCGGCCGACCGCTTCCTGCAGGCCGTCGAGCACCTGGTCGGAGACGGTGTTCATCTTGGTCTTGAAGCTGACCACGGCGATGTCGTCGCCGTCGTGCCACAGGCGCAGGCCGTCGTTCTCGAACACCGTCTCGCCCGGCGCGAACGTCTCGCCCAGCAGCGGATCGGGGAAGCGCTGGCGCTGGTACACCGGCAGCGCCGAGCGCGGCAGCTTGGCGTTGCGCGCGGGGCTGTAGCTGCCCTCGGCGGCATGCACGCCGTCGCGGCCGTCGAACACCCAGTCCGGCAGCGGCGCGCTGGACATGGCCTTGCCGGCCACGATGTCGTCGGCGATCCACTGCGCCACCTGCTTCCAGCCGGCGGCCTGCCAGGTCTCGAACGGGCCCAGCGACCAGCCGTAGCCCCAGCGGATCGCCAGGTCCACGTCGCGTGCGGTCTCGGCGATGTCGGCCAGGTGGTAGGCGCTGTAGTGGAACAGGTCGCGGAACGTCGCCCACAGGAACTGCGCCTGCGGATGCTGGCTCTCGCGCAGCTTGGCGAACTTCTCCGCCGGGTTCCTGATCTTCAGGATCTCGACCACGTCCGGCGCCGCGCTGCGGTCGGCCGGGCGGTAGTCCTGCTTCTCCAGGTCCAGCACCACGATGTCCTTGCCGACCTTGCGGAAGATGCCGGCGCCGACCTTCTGGCCCAGCGCGCCCTTGGCGATCAGCGCGTCCAGCCACTTCGGCGAGGCGAAGTACTGGTGCCACGGATCGTCGGGCAGGGTGTCGGCCATGGTCTTGATGACGTGGGCCATGGTGTCCAGGCCGACCACGTCGGAGGTGCGGTAGGTCGCCGACTTCGGGCGGCCCACCAGCGGGCCGGTCAGCGCGTCCACCTCGTCGAAACCCAGGCCGGACTGCGCGGTGTGGTGGATGGTGGACAGGATCGAGAACACGCCGATGCGGTTGCCGATGAAGTTCGGGGTGTCCTTGGCATAGACCACGCCCTTGCCCAGGGTGGTCACCAGGAACGCTTCCAGGCCTTCCAGCACCGCCGCATCGGTGCCCTTGGCCGGGATCAGCTCGGCCAGGTGCATATAGCGCGGCGGGTTGAAGAAGTGCACGCCGCAGTAGCGGTGGCGCAGCTGCTCGGGCAGCACGTCGGACAGCGCATTGATGCCCAGGCCGGAGGTGTTGGAGGCCAGCACCGCGTGATCGGCCACGAACGGGGCGATCTTCTTGTACAGGTCCTGTTTCCAGTCCATGCGCTCGGCGATGGCTTCGATGATCAGGTCGCAGCCGCGCAGCTGCTCCAGGCCCGAGTCGTAGTTGGCCGGGGTGATGGCTTCGGCCAGGCTCGCGCTGGCCAGCGGCGCCGGGCTCAGCTTGGTCAGGTTGGCGATGGCCTTGAGCACGACGCCGTCGGGATGGCCGTCCTTGGCGGGAAGATCGAACAGCACGGTGTCGACGCCGGCGTTGGTCAGGTGCGCAGCGATTTGCGCGCCCATCACGCCCGCGCCCAGGACGGCGGCACGGCGGACTAGCAGGGGGTTGGACATAGCGATCAGCCTCTGTGGGTCAACGATTGCGGGATGCGGGTCTTGCGGGATGGGTTCGTGCGCAACGGTTCTTGCGGAATCAGGGCACGGCGCGGGCCAGGAAGCCGGCTTCGGCGAAACGGATCAGTTCGCGCGCGGCGTGGGCGCGGTGCGCGCCTTCGCTGACCCCGGCGGGGCGCTTGATCAGGCCGAAATCGGCCATGGCGTAGGTCAGCGCGCCGGCCAGGAAGTCCAGGCGCCAGTACAGTTCTTCCTTGCTCAGCCCGGGCACGCAGGCGGCGATGGCCTTGCCGAACTCGCGCAGCACGTGGCCGTAGTGGTCGGACAGGAACTGGCGCAGGCTGTCGTTCTTCTCGGCGTAGGCGCGGGCGATCACGCGCACGAAGGCGCCGCCGCTCTGGCGGTCCTGGGCCATCGCCAGCGCCGGCTCCACGAATGCCGCCAGCACCGGCCCGAGCTGGCCCGGATGCTGGCGCTGTGCGGCCTCCAGCTGCGCCAGGCGTGCGGCGGTCATCTCGTCCATGCGCCGCCGGAACACCTCGTTGACCAGGTTCTCCTTGGAGCCGAAGTGGTAGTTGACCGCGGCGATGTTGACGTCGGCCTGGCTGGTGACCTGGCGCAGCGAAGTGCCGGAGAAGCCATGCTGGGCGAACAGTTCCTCGGCCGCGCTGAGGATGCGGTCCTTGGTGGAGAAGTGCGCTTGCTTTGCCATGCGGCCGCCGGAATCAATCAAACGATTGTTTGAGTCTAGGCCTCGCGTCCGGCGGCGTCATGTTGCGATGCAGCACGATTCAGCCTGCGGCCGTGCAAAGCCCGCTGCGATTGGATAGAATTGCCCATCGCAATTCTGGCTAAGCCCGCGTTTTGACGCGGGTTTTTTTCATGTTAACCTCGGGCCGTCTAGTGGCCCGCCCAACGGAGAACTTCCCATGGCGCTGGAGCGCACCCTGTCCATCATCAAGCCCGATGCCGTCGCCAAGAACGTCATCGGCG includes these proteins:
- the galU gene encoding UTP--glucose-1-phosphate uridylyltransferase GalU: MSKRIRKAVFPVAGLGTRFLPATKTVPKEMLPIIDRPLIQYAVDEAIEAGCDTLIFVTNRYKHAVADYFDKAYELEQKLERAGKLEQLELVRHVLPNGVRAIFVTQAEALGLGHAVLCAKPIIGDEPFAVLLPDDLIWNRGPGALTQMADVAERSGASVIAVQDVPHESTGSYGIVATEAFDGSEGKITAIVEKPKPADAPSDLAVVGRYVLSSKIFDLLEKTVPGAGGEIQLTDAIAALIGSDPVHAYRFEGTRFDCGTHIGLIEATIRYALDHEKLSKPAQDMMRRALADVEAGGK
- a CDS encoding glycosyltransferase family 4 protein produces the protein MQLAGWVLLAALAAFSALGTWLSRRYALKHKLMDAPGERRSHTVATPRGGGVAIVAAVLAACAYAVALWPQQGMAIAAFAGGLVLVAGVGWWDDHRPLSAALRLLVHALAATLLAALVYRLHQNPWLTALTWLATISLINIWNFMDGINGLATSQAMLVALGFAVLLPAPLRWPCWVLIVACAGFLPFNYPRARIFLGDVGSGALGYLVAALFALCNVATELTPWLLLIPLSAFAIDAGFTLLSRMLAGERWWQPHAQHFYQRWVHTGRSHALVTFAYALFSIVAITIAWFGETLRTEGQVGLALAWSLSASALWLTLRKGLR
- a CDS encoding acetyl-CoA C-acyltransferase, producing the protein MSKQIQEAYIVAATRTPVGKAPKGVFRNTRPDDMLAHVLRAVVSQAPGIDPSRIDDAIIGCAMPEGEQGMNVARIGVLLAGLPNSVAGQTINRFCSSGIQAVALAADQIRLGNADLMLAGGTESMSMVPMMGNKVALSPSVFADDHVAIAYGMGITAEKVAEEWKVSREDQDAFALASHQKAIAAIAAGEFRDEITPYEILSHQPDLAGNVIALRKRLVDTDEGPRPDSSIEGLAKLRPVFRNGQFGGSVTAGNSSQMSDGAGAVLLASEQAIKDYGLTPLARFVSFSVAGVRPEVMGIGPIAAIPKALKQAGLSKDQIDWIELNEAFAAQSLAVIRDSGLDPSKVNPLGGAIALGHPLGATGAIRTATLVHGLRRRQQKYGMVTMCIGTGMGAAGIIEAL
- a CDS encoding 3-hydroxyacyl-CoA dehydrogenase/enoyl-CoA hydratase family protein; its protein translation is MSNPLLVRRAAVLGAGVMGAQIAAHLTNAGVDTVLFDLPAKDGHPDGVVLKAIANLTKLSPAPLASASLAEAITPANYDSGLEQLRGCDLIIEAIAERMDWKQDLYKKIAPFVADHAVLASNTSGLGINALSDVLPEQLRHRYCGVHFFNPPRYMHLAELIPAKGTDAAVLEGLEAFLVTTLGKGVVYAKDTPNFIGNRIGVFSILSTIHHTAQSGLGFDEVDALTGPLVGRPKSATYRTSDVVGLDTMAHVIKTMADTLPDDPWHQYFASPKWLDALIAKGALGQKVGAGIFRKVGKDIVVLDLEKQDYRPADRSAAPDVVEILKIRNPAEKFAKLRESQHPQAQFLWATFRDLFHYSAYHLADIAETARDVDLAIRWGYGWSLGPFETWQAAGWKQVAQWIADDIVAGKAMSSAPLPDWVFDGRDGVHAAEGSYSPARNAKLPRSALPVYQRQRFPDPLLGETFAPGETVFENDGLRLWHDGDDIAVVSFKTKMNTVSDQVLDGLQEAVGRAEKDFKGLVIWQHKEPFSAGADLAGALGLLQAGKVAAFEAMVANFQATSQRIKYSLVPVVAAVRGLALGGGCEFQMHSAKTVAALESYIGLVEAGVGLLPAGGGLKEIAVRASQAAGPGGDVFAELKKTFETVAMAKVSTSAVNAKELGLLRGTDKVVFNSYEALYIAKAEARALAEGGYRPPLPARRIQVAGDVGIATFKMLLVNMLEGRLISEYDYEIATRIATVLCGGEIDRGALVDEEWLLKLERKHFVELAQQEKTQARIGHMLKTGKPLRN
- a CDS encoding integration host factor subunit beta translates to MTKSELIEILARKQAHLKADDVDLAVKSLLEMMGGALSGGDRIEIRGFGSFSLHYRPPRLGRNPKTGESVALPGKHVPHFKPGKELRERVSGVVPVESDTP
- a CDS encoding TetR family transcriptional regulator, with protein sequence MAKQAHFSTKDRILSAAEELFAQHGFSGTSLRQVTSQADVNIAAVNYHFGSKENLVNEVFRRRMDEMTAARLAQLEAAQRQHPGQLGPVLAAFVEPALAMAQDRQSGGAFVRVIARAYAEKNDSLRQFLSDHYGHVLREFGKAIAACVPGLSKEELYWRLDFLAGALTYAMADFGLIKRPAGVSEGAHRAHAARELIRFAEAGFLARAVP
- the lapB gene encoding lipopolysaccharide assembly protein LapB, with protein sequence MDFLTEWFWFFLFLPLAALSGWVIGRRGGQRHGDTQVSRLSSTYFRGLNYLLNEEPDKAIELFLHIAELDKETFETQVALGHLFRRRGEVDRAIRLHQGLVQRADLSDPQRVQALLALGEDYMKSGLLDRAETVFTELAQIDQRAPQALKHLIGIYQAERDWEKAIDNATRYEDVTGEPMGKLIAQFECELADRYRASGKSELARAAIARAYQADATSVRAGILEGRIDVDDGNDEAAIRAFERAARHDPDYLPEIMPALMDCYRRRGNDLSGARAFLSEMTEHYRGIAPVLALTRLMESQEGVSAARAYLGRQLKDRPSVRGESALIDLTLAEGADSTATLQDLKHITDQLLVRNPSYRCTRCGFGARTHHWQCPSCKEWGTVKPLLNYAVV
- a CDS encoding polysaccharide biosynthesis protein, whose product is MLSIRDRFTELFPKASVVVHDLAIVWICWQLLHAARYTMLPGEHPLPLWNLNTAIVLAAQGLVFWKVGLYRGLWRFASVPDLLNIFKASFYGLVAIVLGLAYSRFDSIPLSVLMVYPFALSALLGAPRLLYRAWKDYQIAHSDETARRVLIVGAGRAAEALVRDLRRSGAYHPVGFVDDAGHLHGAKLQGLPILGRIDEAGAIAKETAAKLLVIAIPSLDAAGMQRVVAICESTGLPFRTVPRLLDVLEGHFLPGELKEVAIEDLLGRKPVTPDWKLIKGWLSGRTVMVTGAGGSIGSELCRQCARHGARKVVLLEIDELALITIHADLHRTFPDLEIECVLGDCGDPAVTRHAMRLAEPDAVFHAAAYKQVPLLERQFREAVRNNVLATENVARACIAAKVSTFVFISTDKAVNPVNVLGASKRYAEMVCQSLDDQTVGTRFVTVRFGNVLDSAGSVVPLFREQIRQGGPVTVTDPQVTRYFMTIPEACQLIVQAAASASHGAIYTLDMGEPVPIRLLAEQMIRLAGKQPGRDIAIVYTGLRPGEKLHETLFYSDENYRPTSHPKILEAGARSFSRENVLQGLQQLRAAVAEYDSDGIEKVMRSTMPEFAPLRQQAGQDSSATIVPFPAREARRL
- a CDS encoding LapA family protein → MRIARLLILLVFLLAGLVIGSLNSQQIVINFGFAGITTTSGIAIIVSLFAGVVIGAALVLATLVIPLYAKLRRANKAATAAAAPVVAPVPTYTPPVDGR